From the Acidicapsa ligni genome, one window contains:
- the rpsF gene encoding 30S ribosomal protein S6 — protein MDRVYEVMFIVRPDVVEEELDKLVAGFEGTVTTGGGVIKSTEKLGRRKLAYTVRKFNDGNYVLLTIEADGVVVAELERRLRVTEPVIKFITVRMDEEEKRLAKVRAIRNSRKKLSAMPQQQPAAAAPVAASAPVAVAEPVAPAAVAAEEVEAEQVSA, from the coding sequence ATGGATCGTGTTTATGAAGTAATGTTCATCGTTCGCCCGGATGTGGTTGAAGAAGAACTGGACAAGCTCGTTGCAGGCTTTGAAGGCACCGTCACCACTGGCGGCGGCGTCATCAAGTCGACCGAGAAGCTTGGCCGCCGCAAGCTCGCGTACACCGTGCGCAAGTTCAACGACGGCAACTATGTTCTGCTGACCATTGAAGCCGACGGAGTCGTAGTCGCCGAGCTCGAGCGTCGTCTCCGCGTCACAGAGCCGGTGATCAAGTTCATCACCGTGCGCATGGACGAAGAAGAAAAGCGTCTCGCCAAGGTTCGCGCCATCCGCAACAGCCGTAAGAAGCTGAGCGCGATGCCGCAGCAGCAGCCTGCCGCCGCCGCACCAGTTGCAGCATCTGCCCCGGTCGCCGTAGCTGAGCCGGTTGCACCTGCCGCAGTTGCCGCCGAAGAAGTGGAAGCGGAGCAGGTAAGCGCCTAG
- a CDS encoding ABC transporter ATP-binding protein: MASSIHAANTANTTEAIGSDAPLLEITDLHVWFGAVEVVRGVSLSLHRGEVLGLVGESGSGKSVTSLAILGLLNPAARVAGSIRWQGRELLGADVASLSASQRAALRAIRGREIAMIFQEPMTALNPVMTVGRQLTEAILVHSKVSGRSAKAHAISAMEAVAIPEAAGRYGDYPHQFSGGQRQRILIAMALVHKPQLLIADEPTTALDVTVQAQVLDLLKDLQREHGVAMLFTSHDLAVVGQMANRVAVMRYGQVLESGSAVQVLAEAQHPYTRSLLGAVPTLRTDRNLPLATLASSGIRDAGPLLETVPGHWVRQSK, encoded by the coding sequence ATGGCTTCTTCGATTCATGCTGCCAACACCGCCAACACAACCGAGGCAATCGGGAGCGATGCTCCTCTGCTGGAGATTACGGACCTGCATGTCTGGTTTGGTGCAGTGGAGGTGGTGCGCGGGGTGAGTCTCTCGCTGCATCGCGGTGAGGTGCTGGGGCTGGTGGGAGAGTCGGGTTCGGGCAAGAGCGTGACTTCGCTGGCGATCCTGGGATTGCTGAATCCTGCGGCCCGTGTTGCGGGGTCGATACGCTGGCAGGGGCGTGAGTTGCTGGGAGCGGATGTGGCCAGCCTGAGCGCCAGCCAGAGGGCTGCCCTGAGGGCAATACGCGGACGCGAGATTGCCATGATCTTTCAGGAGCCGATGACGGCTCTCAATCCGGTGATGACGGTTGGGAGGCAGTTGACGGAGGCGATCCTGGTGCACTCCAAGGTGTCTGGGCGCTCGGCAAAGGCTCATGCCATTTCTGCGATGGAGGCGGTGGCGATTCCGGAGGCTGCGGGGCGCTATGGCGATTATCCGCACCAGTTTTCCGGCGGGCAGAGGCAGCGCATTCTGATTGCGATGGCCCTGGTGCATAAGCCGCAATTACTGATTGCCGATGAGCCGACGACGGCCCTGGATGTGACGGTGCAGGCGCAGGTTTTGGATCTGCTGAAGGACCTGCAACGCGAGCATGGCGTGGCTATGCTGTTTACGAGTCATGACCTGGCCGTGGTGGGGCAGATGGCCAACCGGGTGGCGGTCATGCGCTATGGGCAGGTGCTGGAGAGTGGAAGCGCGGTTCAGGTGCTGGCTGAGGCGCAGCATCCGTATACGCGGAGCCTGCTGGGGGCGGTTCCTACGCTGAGAACGGACCGGAATTTACCGTTGGCCACACTTGCTTCTTCAGGCATACGAGACGCTGGTCCGCTGCTTGAAACGGTCCCCGGACATTGGGTCCGGCAGAGCAAGTAA
- a CDS encoding 4-(cytidine 5'-diphospho)-2-C-methyl-D-erythritol kinase gives MPTAVRSHAKINLGLGIGAPRADGFHGLVTIYQTLEVHDLVTVTARRTHPEPHPEHGPRISLTSNERRVPTDNRNTAWKMTALALETLGLSAEVHIHIEKQLPIQGGMGAGSANAVAALVGLEAELKAELGPDAFPANWGAERLRIAEQVGSDVPLFLIGGTVLGLDRGQQVFPMPDLISGTEPTWCLVATPSVGVSTPQAFRDWDALCATECLTSEASEAKLKQLSRVYAAALTGEQAWAGSSGVSSVGGDLAGPQVSALVRTGIVNDFERVVFPQYPFLSEIKCALVASGTPEAALHASLSGSGSALFGLYRGHGEAEAARQRLRAAGVASLLTRTLPRQAYWQQMLET, from the coding sequence ATGCCAACCGCCGTTCGCTCGCACGCAAAGATCAATCTCGGACTAGGTATCGGTGCGCCGCGCGCAGATGGCTTTCACGGTCTAGTGACGATCTACCAGACACTTGAAGTACATGACCTGGTGACAGTTACCGCCCGCCGAACACACCCAGAACCGCACCCCGAACACGGCCCACGAATCTCCCTAACCTCCAACGAGCGGCGCGTCCCCACCGACAATCGCAACACCGCATGGAAGATGACCGCGCTCGCCTTGGAAACCCTCGGCCTCTCCGCCGAAGTGCATATCCACATCGAAAAGCAGCTACCCATTCAAGGCGGCATGGGCGCAGGATCGGCCAACGCAGTCGCCGCACTGGTCGGCCTGGAAGCTGAACTGAAAGCCGAACTGGGCCCGGACGCCTTCCCCGCAAACTGGGGCGCGGAACGCCTGCGCATCGCCGAGCAGGTAGGCTCCGACGTACCGCTTTTTCTTATCGGCGGCACCGTCCTGGGGCTGGATCGAGGCCAGCAGGTCTTCCCCATGCCAGACCTGATTTCGGGAACAGAACCAACCTGGTGCCTGGTCGCCACACCGTCCGTCGGAGTCTCCACTCCGCAGGCTTTTCGCGACTGGGACGCCCTCTGCGCGACGGAATGTTTGACCTCAGAGGCAAGTGAGGCTAAACTTAAGCAGTTGAGTCGCGTCTATGCAGCCGCCCTTACGGGTGAGCAAGCGTGGGCAGGCTCCTCCGGTGTCTCTTCCGTGGGAGGAGACCTGGCCGGACCTCAGGTGTCCGCGCTTGTCCGCACCGGGATAGTGAACGACTTCGAACGCGTCGTCTTTCCGCAATATCCCTTTCTAAGCGAGATCAAGTGCGCTCTTGTGGCTTCCGGTACTCCGGAGGCAGCTCTGCACGCGTCCCTGTCTGGATCAGGCTCAGCGCTCTTTGGCCTTTACCGAGGTCACGGAGAAGCAGAAGCAGCCCGGCAGCGATTGCGGGCGGCCGGGGTAGCCAGCCTGTTGACTCGCACCCTGCCGCGCCAAGCCTACTGGCAGCAAATGCTTGAGACATAA
- the rpsR gene encoding 30S ribosomal protein S18 yields MSDENQVKAPESAGAPSGPSGQSGPGGSHGGGGGRPAGARPSGGPGGRGKFFRRKKVCKFCTEKIDAIPYRDVRLLQGFVAERGKIVPRRLTGVCTTHQRRLTRAIKQARNIALLPFAARH; encoded by the coding sequence ATGTCCGATGAAAATCAGGTAAAGGCCCCCGAGAGCGCTGGCGCACCGTCCGGTCCCTCAGGGCAATCTGGCCCCGGCGGCTCGCACGGTGGTGGCGGTGGTCGTCCTGCTGGCGCGCGTCCTTCCGGCGGCCCTGGCGGCCGCGGCAAGTTCTTCCGCCGCAAAAAAGTCTGCAAGTTCTGCACCGAAAAGATCGATGCGATCCCCTACCGCGACGTTCGCCTGCTCCAGGGCTTTGTGGCCGAGCGCGGCAAGATCGTTCCCCGGCGTCTCACCGGTGTCTGCACCACGCACCAGCGCCGCCTGACCCGCGCAATCAAGCAGGCCCGCAACATCGCTCTGCTGCCATTCGCCGCGCGCCACTAA
- the ggt gene encoding gamma-glutamyltransferase produces MIITFCKTRCFALALLIAPAASFAMAQVALPYRDEQPVRAKNGMVVSAHHLASDAGLQILKDGGNAVDAAVATGFALAVVHPVAGNLGGGGFLLLRTQDGRSTFIDFREQAPLAASANMYLDANGNVLPEENLQSSITGYRAIATPGSVAGLAYAEKKYGRLGLARVIAPAIQLAEAGFVLTAQETHELQDTNLARFADSRRIFQRGGQYYQAGEVFKQPELARTLRRISANPDDFYHGKLAQELVADLKKGGGLVTLDDLAHYEVKERAPVVGHFHNYTVISAPPPSSGGVVLVSALNILEPYDLAKLGDRSPEWIHLVTEAYRRAYMDRSEYLGDPDFNSMPIAELTNTGYAAAWRSSIADKATPSADLHRPEGFLPPPPRTAGKSAESQDTTHYSVVDREGNAVSVTTTLNNGFGSAVTAGSLGFLLNDEMDDFAAKIGTPNMYGLIQGPADAIAPRKRPLSAMTPTIVLEGDKLRYVLGSPGGSRIITTVANIFLSAAEGGLNIQQAVDAPRFHHQYLPDKLSLEPGFDPETITALKARGYDLDIRNGHWSDGECIAVDPHTGELLGGQDHRSHYGKAAGY; encoded by the coding sequence ATGATCATTACTTTTTGCAAAACTCGTTGCTTTGCGCTTGCGCTTCTGATTGCGCCTGCTGCTTCGTTTGCGATGGCGCAGGTTGCTCTTCCTTATCGCGATGAGCAGCCTGTTCGCGCGAAGAATGGCATGGTGGTCAGTGCGCATCACCTGGCTTCGGATGCCGGGTTGCAAATCCTCAAGGATGGCGGCAATGCTGTCGATGCTGCGGTGGCTACTGGTTTCGCGCTGGCGGTGGTGCATCCCGTGGCGGGCAACCTTGGCGGCGGCGGCTTTTTGCTGCTGCGTACACAGGACGGCCGCTCGACGTTCATCGACTTTCGCGAGCAGGCTCCGCTTGCTGCCTCTGCCAATATGTATCTCGATGCGAATGGCAATGTTCTTCCTGAGGAGAATCTGCAGTCGAGCATTACCGGTTATCGTGCTATCGCTACGCCGGGATCTGTGGCGGGGCTGGCGTATGCGGAGAAAAAATATGGCAGGCTGGGCCTCGCCAGGGTTATCGCTCCGGCCATTCAGCTTGCGGAAGCGGGTTTTGTGCTCACTGCGCAGGAGACGCATGAATTGCAGGACACCAACCTGGCGCGGTTTGCCGACTCCAGGAGAATCTTTCAGCGCGGTGGGCAGTATTACCAGGCGGGCGAGGTGTTCAAACAGCCGGAGCTGGCCAGAACACTGAGACGCATCTCTGCGAATCCGGATGATTTTTATCACGGCAAGCTGGCGCAGGAATTAGTTGCAGATCTCAAAAAGGGTGGCGGCCTGGTTACGCTCGATGACCTGGCTCACTACGAGGTGAAAGAGCGAGCGCCGGTCGTGGGCCATTTTCACAACTACACGGTGATCAGTGCTCCGCCGCCGTCCTCTGGCGGAGTGGTGCTGGTGAGTGCGCTCAACATTCTGGAGCCGTACGATCTGGCCAAGCTGGGGGATCGTAGTCCGGAGTGGATTCACCTGGTTACGGAGGCCTATCGACGGGCCTATATGGATCGCAGCGAGTACCTGGGCGATCCCGATTTTAACTCGATGCCCATCGCGGAGCTTACCAACACCGGATATGCCGCGGCGTGGCGCAGCAGCATTGCCGACAAGGCGACCCCGTCGGCGGATTTGCATCGGCCTGAAGGCTTTTTGCCGCCTCCGCCGAGGACTGCCGGTAAGAGTGCGGAGTCGCAGGATACGACGCACTACTCCGTTGTTGACCGGGAGGGAAATGCTGTCTCTGTCACGACGACGCTCAACAATGGTTTCGGCTCTGCGGTGACTGCGGGTTCGCTGGGATTTCTGCTCAATGACGAGATGGATGATTTTGCGGCCAAGATCGGTACACCCAACATGTATGGGCTGATCCAGGGTCCGGCGGATGCGATTGCGCCTCGCAAGCGGCCACTCTCGGCGATGACTCCGACCATTGTTTTGGAAGGGGATAAGTTGCGCTATGTTCTGGGATCGCCGGGAGGTTCACGCATCATCACGACTGTCGCCAATATCTTTCTGTCTGCGGCGGAAGGCGGCCTCAATATCCAGCAGGCGGTGGACGCGCCTCGCTTTCACCACCAATATCTGCCGGACAAACTTTCGCTGGAGCCGGGCTTCGATCCGGAGACCATTACGGCTCTCAAGGCGCGGGGATACGATCTCGATATTCGCAATGGCCACTGGTCTGACGGCGAGTGCATTGCTGTCGATCCGCACACGGGCGAACTGCTGGGCGGACAGGATCATCGCAGTCACTATGGCAAGGCGGCTGGGTACTGA
- a CDS encoding sugar phosphate isomerase/epimerase family protein, translated as MTKLRCLSTHLFLKERLHPGLLELAFRSGAEAVEIFAARQHFDYTSREHVQELASWFASNPLQPWSMHAPLYPDREMGRAGAPAVNLLHPEKSRRIDAMDEVKRALETAEYLHFKNLVVHLGERGDTWSPRALEHALTALEHLDAFANPLGVRLLAENILNEPTTPEHLMEILTLGHLKRIGVCLDTGHAHITVGVTDAIATLGDRIVSVHVHDNHAVRDEHLWPGEGSIDWPATAKALNALPEPPAMVLEIHYSLAETPAVLSEKVPAAFDKLA; from the coding sequence ATGACCAAGCTGCGATGTCTATCGACACACCTCTTTCTGAAGGAGCGCCTGCATCCCGGCCTGCTGGAACTGGCCTTTCGCAGCGGTGCCGAGGCTGTCGAGATTTTTGCCGCGCGCCAGCACTTCGACTACACCAGCCGCGAGCATGTGCAGGAGCTGGCCTCCTGGTTCGCCTCCAATCCGTTGCAGCCGTGGTCGATGCATGCGCCTCTCTATCCCGATCGCGAAATGGGCCGGGCCGGTGCTCCTGCGGTTAACCTGCTGCACCCGGAAAAGTCCCGGCGGATCGACGCTATGGATGAAGTCAAGCGGGCGCTTGAAACCGCGGAGTATCTGCACTTCAAAAATTTAGTCGTTCACCTGGGCGAACGCGGAGACACCTGGTCGCCTCGCGCGCTGGAGCACGCACTCACCGCGCTGGAGCACCTCGATGCCTTCGCCAATCCTCTTGGGGTTCGGCTGCTGGCGGAGAATATTCTTAACGAGCCGACGACGCCTGAGCACCTGATGGAGATTCTTACGCTGGGGCACCTCAAGCGCATTGGAGTCTGCCTCGATACCGGCCATGCTCACATTACGGTTGGCGTTACGGATGCCATTGCGACGCTGGGCGACCGCATCGTCTCGGTGCATGTCCACGACAATCATGCGGTGCGCGATGAGCATCTGTGGCCAGGGGAAGGCAGCATTGACTGGCCGGCTACGGCCAAGGCGCTTAATGCTTTGCCTGAGCCACCGGCGATGGTGCTGGAAATCCACTACTCGCTCGCGGAGACGCCAGCCGTGTTGAGTGAAAAGGTTCCGGCTGCGTTTGACAAGCTGGCCTGA
- the pth gene encoding aminoacyl-tRNA hydrolase, which yields MVEEAQLPGSPITSNSTSPFLVVGLGNPGMEYQWTPHNAGFMAIDRIAQQQGIVVQNRRCKALTGTTRLGGREVILAKPETFMNLSGLSVAALVKEFEAGAGSQTGQNMVVLYDELDLPLGTVKIKERGSPAGHNGARSITSVLGSNEWLRIRIGVGPDLPAEAIAAGAKRRGGKDYLLDPMRKADLAVLDEVLDKVATAVRRIVEVGPAAAMNEFNRRD from the coding sequence TTGGTTGAGGAAGCACAACTGCCGGGCAGTCCGATTACGTCCAATTCCACCAGCCCGTTTCTGGTGGTGGGGTTGGGCAATCCCGGCATGGAGTACCAGTGGACACCGCATAACGCGGGATTCATGGCAATCGACCGCATCGCCCAGCAGCAAGGGATTGTGGTCCAGAACCGGCGATGCAAGGCTCTTACCGGAACCACAAGGTTGGGTGGACGAGAAGTGATCCTGGCCAAGCCGGAAACCTTCATGAACCTGAGCGGGCTTTCCGTAGCCGCCCTGGTGAAGGAGTTCGAAGCCGGGGCTGGTAGTCAGACAGGGCAGAACATGGTCGTGCTGTACGACGAACTGGATCTGCCGCTGGGCACGGTGAAGATCAAGGAGCGAGGTTCTCCAGCGGGCCATAACGGAGCGCGCAGTATCACCTCGGTTCTCGGTTCGAACGAGTGGTTGAGGATTCGGATCGGCGTTGGGCCCGATCTTCCAGCCGAAGCAATTGCGGCTGGAGCAAAGCGCAGAGGTGGCAAGGATTACCTGCTCGATCCGATGCGTAAGGCGGATCTGGCAGTGCTGGATGAAGTCTTGGACAAAGTAGCAACAGCCGTTCGGAGAATTGTAGAAGTGGGTCCGGCAGCGGCAATGAACGAGTTTAACCGCAGGGATTAG
- a CDS encoding 50S ribosomal protein L25 has protein sequence MPEVVIATPRQVPANGKFNKNAARQVRVAGKIPAVIYGAGKESIALELDPKQILRILHSESGHNTIFDVDVTGSGKVKAMIVDWQYEPIRDTLLHIDLKRIALDKAIRVSVPVRLIGVASGVKNEGGMLDQVMREVELECLPAEIPSHIDVDVTNLALFGAIHVSDLPHSGSIKFLSAEDATIAHVISIRAEAAPEAAAAGTEPEVAKKGKTDAPAADAKK, from the coding sequence ATGCCTGAAGTCGTAATCGCCACGCCCCGCCAAGTGCCGGCCAATGGAAAGTTCAATAAGAATGCTGCCCGCCAGGTTCGCGTTGCAGGCAAAATTCCCGCCGTCATTTACGGCGCTGGAAAAGAGTCCATCGCGCTCGAACTGGACCCCAAGCAGATTCTGCGCATCCTGCACTCCGAGTCTGGCCACAACACCATTTTTGACGTGGATGTCACCGGCTCCGGCAAAGTAAAAGCCATGATCGTGGACTGGCAGTACGAACCGATCCGCGACACCCTGCTGCACATCGATCTCAAGCGCATCGCGCTCGACAAGGCCATCCGCGTCAGCGTTCCTGTTCGTCTGATCGGCGTAGCCTCAGGCGTCAAGAACGAGGGCGGCATGCTCGATCAGGTTATGCGTGAAGTGGAACTCGAGTGCTTGCCAGCCGAGATTCCCAGCCACATCGATGTCGATGTCACCAACCTGGCTCTCTTCGGCGCAATTCACGTCAGCGATCTGCCTCACTCCGGCTCGATCAAGTTCCTGTCGGCTGAGGATGCAACCATTGCTCACGTAATCTCGATCCGCGCCGAGGCCGCTCCTGAAGCCGCCGCTGCTGGAACCGAGCCTGAAGTTGCCAAGAAGGGCAAGACGGACGCTCCGGCTGCCGACGCAAAGAAGTAA
- a CDS encoding Na+/H+ antiporter yields MDIRTAELLFLLLLLFIIAFGQLARKIGTPYPIVMIIGGLLLGFIPGIPRIALNPDLIFLVVLPPLLYSSAWATSWRDFRSNLVSIFLLAFGLVGFTVVGVALFTPKFFAGFDWRLGLVLGAIVAPTDAIAATSIAKKVGLPGRIVDILEGESLINDATGLLALEFAIALVVSGSVPTVSGSLLTLAWLVVGGAGIGLLVGWIIAFGERHIDDGPIEIALSILVPYAAYFAADAVHSSGVLAVVACGLFLTRKSARLFSPPVRIQIYSFWQSFTFVLNGLVFLLIGLQLPILLSSIRGYSISKILLDGALFSLVLIVLRMAWVFPGAWISNWLRNRFSQQKEKAPSPRQVFIVGWTGMRGVVSLAAALSLPTLLADGRAFPERDLIVFLTFCVILVTLVLQGVTLTPLVRMLGMEGSGGPNCEEQEARRQVITAALTHLETARLEDGGKSDEIYEDIIGHYRHRLAGLQPGEENPEHADHHQFFIEISREAESIERETAVRLRNEGRINDQVLRRIERELDLNESRFSNAEED; encoded by the coding sequence ATGGACATCAGAACAGCCGAACTGCTTTTTCTGCTGCTACTGCTCTTCATCATTGCGTTTGGACAGTTGGCGCGAAAGATTGGCACGCCCTATCCGATCGTAATGATTATCGGTGGACTGCTGCTGGGATTTATTCCCGGCATCCCGCGCATCGCACTCAATCCGGATCTGATCTTTCTCGTAGTCCTGCCTCCATTGCTCTACTCCTCAGCATGGGCCACCTCATGGCGGGATTTCCGCTCCAATCTGGTCAGCATTTTCCTCCTCGCGTTTGGCCTGGTTGGTTTTACCGTCGTGGGAGTAGCCCTGTTCACCCCTAAATTTTTCGCCGGCTTCGACTGGCGTCTCGGCCTGGTCCTCGGAGCAATCGTGGCCCCCACGGATGCCATCGCTGCGACCTCAATCGCGAAAAAAGTAGGACTGCCCGGCCGCATCGTCGACATTCTGGAGGGCGAGAGTCTCATCAACGATGCCACCGGCCTACTCGCACTGGAGTTCGCCATCGCGCTGGTCGTAAGCGGAAGCGTCCCAACCGTCTCCGGCAGCCTGTTAACGCTGGCCTGGCTCGTAGTCGGCGGCGCAGGCATCGGGCTGCTTGTAGGCTGGATCATCGCCTTTGGCGAGCGGCACATCGACGACGGCCCTATCGAAATTGCCCTGAGCATCCTCGTCCCTTACGCCGCCTATTTCGCCGCCGATGCCGTTCATTCCTCCGGCGTCCTCGCCGTAGTGGCCTGCGGACTGTTCCTGACTCGCAAAAGCGCGCGCCTCTTCTCGCCCCCGGTACGCATTCAGATCTACTCTTTCTGGCAGTCCTTTACCTTTGTTTTGAATGGCCTTGTCTTTCTCCTCATCGGGCTTCAGCTTCCTATCCTCCTCTCCTCGATTCGCGGATACAGCATCTCCAAAATCCTGCTCGACGGAGCGCTCTTCAGCCTGGTGCTGATCGTTCTGCGCATGGCATGGGTCTTTCCCGGCGCATGGATTTCAAACTGGCTGCGCAACCGGTTCAGCCAGCAGAAAGAAAAAGCACCTTCACCCCGGCAGGTCTTCATTGTCGGCTGGACCGGAATGCGCGGCGTAGTCTCGCTCGCGGCGGCCCTGTCTCTTCCCACTCTGCTCGCGGATGGCCGGGCCTTCCCCGAGCGAGATCTGATCGTGTTTCTGACCTTCTGCGTCATTCTCGTAACCCTCGTCCTGCAGGGAGTTACATTGACGCCGCTGGTCCGCATGCTGGGTATGGAAGGCTCAGGTGGCCCCAACTGTGAAGAGCAGGAAGCGCGCCGCCAGGTAATCACCGCCGCACTGACCCATCTGGAAACAGCCCGACTTGAGGATGGCGGCAAATCGGATGAAATCTATGAGGACATCATTGGGCACTATCGTCACAGGCTGGCAGGCCTTCAGCCCGGCGAAGAGAACCCGGAACACGCCGACCACCACCAGTTCTTCATCGAGATCTCCAGGGAAGCCGAGAGCATCGAACGCGAAACCGCAGTTCGCCTGCGCAACGAAGGCCGGATCAACGACCAGGTCCTGCGTCGAATCGAACGCGAACTGGATCTGAACGAATCCCGCTTCAGCAATGCCGAGGAAGATTAA
- the rplI gene encoding 50S ribosomal protein L9, whose protein sequence is MEVILKEDVANLGHRGDVVKVAEGYGRNFLLPRKLALQATTSNKAVIEQMKASAARRSASEKAVAESLAAQLEPLVLNFTRKSGENGHLFGSVTSADIAHELEVKGFEVDRRKIQLAEPLKAVGETAVAIKLHREVTAHVKVTVAAESVVESAVEVGA, encoded by the coding sequence ATGGAAGTCATTCTGAAAGAAGACGTAGCGAATCTTGGCCACCGCGGAGACGTGGTGAAAGTGGCCGAGGGCTATGGTCGCAATTTCCTGCTGCCGCGCAAGCTGGCCCTGCAGGCTACCACCTCCAACAAGGCCGTCATTGAACAGATGAAGGCCTCTGCTGCGCGCCGCTCCGCTTCGGAGAAGGCTGTTGCCGAATCCCTGGCCGCTCAACTCGAGCCTCTGGTTCTCAACTTCACCCGCAAGTCGGGCGAGAACGGCCACCTCTTCGGTTCCGTCACCTCAGCCGATATCGCACACGAGCTCGAGGTCAAAGGCTTCGAAGTCGACCGCCGCAAGATCCAGTTGGCCGAGCCCCTCAAGGCTGTCGGTGAGACTGCGGTTGCCATCAAGCTGCACCGCGAAGTCACCGCGCACGTCAAGGTGACAGTCGCTGCTGAGAGCGTCGTCGAGTCCGCAGTCGAAGTCGGCGCGTAA
- a CDS encoding ribose-phosphate diphosphokinase: MKEAKLASERKRSRGLGEDKSFKLFSGSANRPLAEEIAGFVGVKLGESKLQRFADGEVYFQLLENVRGTDVFLVQPTCFPVDQHLLELLIMIDALKRASAARITAVVPYYGYARQDRKDRPRVAISAKLIADLLTTAGANRALFVDLHAAQIQGFFNIPVDHLFASPVLVSHFRELNLPNLTVVSPDAGGVERARFFATKMGAPLAIVDKRRTDMNVSEVMHVIGDVKGRTCLVIDDMVDTAGTLVKTVDALLANGATAVHACATHAVLSGPAIDRIANSRMEQLVVTNTVPLREAAQKLSKIKVLSIAGLLGAAIESIHMETSVSSLFN; this comes from the coding sequence ATGAAAGAGGCCAAATTGGCCTCCGAGCGGAAGCGGAGCCGGGGATTGGGTGAGGACAAGAGCTTCAAGCTCTTCTCCGGATCGGCCAATCGCCCGCTGGCCGAAGAGATTGCCGGATTTGTCGGTGTCAAGCTGGGCGAAAGCAAGCTCCAGCGATTTGCCGACGGTGAAGTTTACTTTCAACTGCTGGAAAATGTTCGCGGTACCGACGTCTTTCTCGTACAGCCGACATGCTTTCCCGTCGACCAGCATTTGCTTGAGCTGCTGATCATGATTGACGCACTCAAGCGGGCCTCTGCCGCGAGAATTACGGCAGTCGTCCCGTACTACGGTTACGCCCGGCAGGACAGAAAAGACCGTCCGCGCGTAGCCATCAGTGCCAAGTTGATTGCCGACCTGTTAACCACAGCCGGCGCCAACCGCGCATTGTTTGTGGATTTGCACGCGGCGCAGATTCAGGGCTTTTTCAATATTCCGGTGGATCACCTGTTTGCCAGCCCGGTGCTGGTCAGCCACTTCCGGGAGTTGAACCTGCCCAACCTGACCGTGGTTTCGCCCGATGCAGGCGGCGTGGAGCGTGCTCGCTTCTTCGCCACCAAGATGGGCGCACCGCTGGCCATTGTGGATAAGCGTCGTACGGATATGAATGTTTCGGAAGTAATGCATGTGATCGGCGACGTAAAAGGGCGTACCTGCCTGGTGATCGACGACATGGTGGATACCGCCGGAACACTGGTCAAGACGGTGGATGCGCTACTGGCAAACGGGGCAACTGCAGTTCATGCCTGCGCCACCCACGCGGTGCTCTCCGGACCCGCGATTGACCGCATTGCCAACTCGCGCATGGAGCAGTTGGTAGTGACGAATACAGTTCCTCTGCGGGAAGCTGCGCAGAAGTTGTCGAAGATCAAGGTGCTTTCAATCGCTGGGCTTCTGGGCGCAGCCATCGAAAGCATTCACATGGAGACCAGCGTTAGCAGTCTCTTCAATTAA